From Argopecten irradians isolate NY chromosome 12, Ai_NY, whole genome shotgun sequence, one genomic window encodes:
- the LOC138305061 gene encoding nucleolar protein dao-5-like, with the protein MKGFPVSLVLLGLVVGSLADSSSLKEALDLVADKDNLANELAKISLDDLVAKSTALRKDMNEALKIAKKIAALDGILDKNFRLKETFESLSEQIGSIFYDVEMDVRKLPDLADDMDDWLFLDQCVEDGRKTDFNKITDKADFLNTVFQKAFECQVSGIQYAMDLVDLSGVSQNDLTKQMIGERLVFLEDAVVEMAHLLKFKNDFVIRVLSDYDTSSHNKLVHDLIGGSDLTAPSPSPAGPKRTHPPKKDSKEDDDKRGDKRPRPTQTGPTKTRRSKDSSGEDDGDDENGVSKPPRATPAGSKGTRPPKESSKEDDGDEDDDVDERTLILRILDILQGSKRGGRKGKSKGSPKPPKPTPSGPTRTRPPKESSEEDDDDSGEGKGRSKPPRTTPSGIQESSEENDDDDDDDDEDDERSMQTRFSYVVRGGKKGRKGKSKGSPKPPKPTPSGPSKTRPPKESSEEDDDDSDNGKGRSKPPRTTPSGPKRTRPPKESSEEEDDDDERSLILRIINMLRGGKKSGQKGKSKGSPKPPKPTPSGPTRTRPQKESSEEDDDDSGEGKGRSKPPRTTPSGIQESSEENDDDDDDDDEDDERSMQTRFSYVVRGGKKGRKGKSKGSPKPPKPTPSGPSKTRPPKESSEEDDDDSDNGKGRSKPPRTTPSGPKRTRPPKESSEEEDDDDERSLILRIINMLRGGKKSGQKGKSKGSPKPPKPTPSGLARTRPPKESSEEDDDDSGEGKGRSKPPRTTPSGIQESSEENDDDENDDDRSMSARLSQVVRGGKKAKSKGSPKPPRPTPSGPTKTRPPKESSEEDEDDNEGSRKPPRPTPSGPTRTRPSKESSEEEDDDDEKREDTRKEMETFLDKVKKEMKGHASKASAPVAPIESPKRSPKAEERSLILRILDTLRGNKKAN; encoded by the exons ATGAAGGGTTTCCCCGTGTCTCTGGTCCTTCTGGGACTAGTGGTTGGAAGTTTGGCAGATAGCAGT TCACTGAAAGAAGCTTTAGACCTGGTTGCAGACAAAGACAATCTAGCAAATG AACTGGCAAAAATCTCTTTGGATGACCTAGTCGCCAAATCCACTGCTCTGCGAAAAGATATGAACGAAGCCCTGAAAATCGCTAAGAAAATCGCTGCTCTTGATG GTATCCTTGACAAGAACTTTAGATTGAAAGAAACGTTCGAGTCGCTGTCAGAACAGATTGGATCCATTTTCTATGATGTTGAGATGGACGTGCGTAAACTTCCAG ATCTTGCCGACGACATGGACGACTGGCTGTTCCTTGACCAGTGTGTAGAAG ATGGCAGGAAAACAGATTTTAACAAGATCACAGACAAAGCGGACTTTCTCAACACAGTCTTCCAAAAGGCATTTGAGTGCCAGGTATCAGGGATTCAATATGCCATGGACCTCGTGGATTTGAGTGGCGTTTCCC AAAATGACTTGACGAAGCAAATGATTGGCGAGCGCCTGGTGTTCTTAGAAGACGCAGTGGTAGAGATGGCACACCTCCTAAAATTCAAAAATGACTTCGTCATCCGTGTCTTGTCAG ACTACGACACGAGCAGTCATAACAAGCTGGTCCATGATCTGATTGGAGGGAGCGATCTCACTGCCCCGTCTCCATCTCCAGCTGGGCCAAAACGAACTCATCCGCCCAAAAAAGACTCAAAAGAAGACGATGATAAACGTGGAGATAAAAGACCCAGACCGACCCAGACAGGTCCAACGAAAACCCGTCGATCGAAAGATTCTTCGGGAGAAGATGATGGCGATGACGAAAATGGAGTTTCGAAACCACCAAGAGCAACTCCCGCGGGATCAAAAGGAACCCGTCCACCTAAAGAGTCATCGAAAGAAGACGATGGTGACGaagatgatgatgttgatgagaGAACTCTCATACTCCGCATATTAGATATCCTTCAAGGTAGCAAAAGGGGTGGTCGAAAGGGAAAATCTAAAGGAAGTCCAAAACCACCAAAACCTACCCCTTCTGGACCGACAAGAACCCGTCCACCAAAGGAGTCATCTGAAGAAGATGATGACGATAGTGGTGAGGGAAAGGGTCGTTCCAAACCACCAAGGACAACCCCTTCAGGCATTCAGGAGTCATCAGAGGAaaacgacgacgatgatgatgacgatgatgaagatgatgaacGAAGCATGCAAACTAGATTTTCCTACGTTGTTCGTGGCGGTAAAAAAGGTAGGAAAGGAAAATCCAAAGGAAGTCCAAAACCACCCAAACCTACTCCTTCCGGGCCGTCGAAAACACGTCCACCAAAAGAGTCATCTGAAGAAGATGATGACGATAGTGATAATGGAAAAGGTCGTTCCAAACCACCAAGGACAACCCCTTCAGGTCCAAAAAGGACCCGTCCACCTAAAGAATCATCGGAAGAAGAGGACGACGATGATGAGAGATCACTAATTTTACGTATAATAAACATGCTTCGGGGAGGCAAAAAATCGGGTCAAAAGGGAAAATCCAAAGGAAGTCCAAAACCACCAAAACCTACCCCTTCTGGACCGACAAGAACCCGTCCACAAAAAGAGTCATCTGAAGAAGACGATGACGATAGTGGTGAGGGAAAGGGTCGTTCCAAACCACCAAGGACAACCCCTTCAGGCATTCAGGAGTCATCAGAGGAaaacgacgacgatgatgatgacgatgatgaagatgatgaacGAAGCATGCAAACTAGATTTTCCTACGTTGTTCGTGGCGGTAAAAAAGGTAGGAAAGGAAAATCCAAAGGAAGTCCAAAACCACCCAAACCTACTCCTTCCGGGCCGTCGAAAACACGTCCACCAAAAGAGTCATCTGAAGAAGATGATGACGATAGTGATAATGGAAAAGGTCGTTCCAAACCACCAAGGACAACCCCTTCAGGTCCAAAAAGGACCCGTCCACCTAAAGAATCATCGGAAGAAGAGGACGACGATGATGAGAGATCACTAATTTTACGTATAATAAACATGCTTCGGGGAGGCAAAAAATCGGGTCAAAAGGGAAAATCCAAAGGAAGTCCAAAACCACCAAAACCTACCCCTTCTGGACTTGCAAGAACCCGTCCACCAAAAGAGTCATCTGAAGAAGACGATGACGATAGTGGTGAGGGAAAGGGTCGTTCCAAACCACCAAGGACAACCCCTTCAGGCATTCAGGAGTCATCAGAGGAAAACGACGACGATGAGAATGATGATGACCGAAGCATGTCAGCGAGGTTATCTCAAGTTGTTCGTGGCGGCAAAAAAGCAAAATCCAAAGGAAGTCCGAAACCACCAAGACCTACTCCTTCCGGGCCGACGAAAACCCGTCCACCGAAAGAGTCATCTGAAGAGGATGAAGATGATAATGAGGGTAGTCGCAAACCACCAAGGCCCACTCCTTCAGGACCAACGAGAACTCGTCCATCGAAAGAGTCATCCGAGGAAGAAGATGACGACGATGAAAAACGAGAAGATACCAGAAAAGAAATGGAAACATTTCTTGATAAGgtgaaaaaagaaatgaaaggaCACGCGTCGAAAGCTTCGGCTCCTGTCGCGCCAATAGAATCTCCAAAACGTTCACCCAAGGCTGAAGAACGAAGTCTTATATTACGCATATTAGATACGCTCAGAGGAAACAAAAAGGCGAACTAA